From a single Cyprinus carpio isolate SPL01 chromosome A3, ASM1834038v1, whole genome shotgun sequence genomic region:
- the LOC109079225 gene encoding inward rectifier potassium channel 2, producing MGSVRTHQYSIVSSEEGGMKLSPIAMQNGYGNGNVGGKVHMKQQEQTRFVNKDGHCNVQFINMSEKGQRYLADIFTTCVDIRWRWMMVLFCLSFLLSWLLFGVIFWFIALSSGDSENQEQICISNVDSFMAAFLFSVETQTTIGYGYRYVTEDCPFAVFMVVFQSILGCIIDAFIIGAVMAKMAKPKKRNETLLFSHYATIAMRDGKLCLMWRVGNLRKSHLVEAHVRAQLLKSRTTAEGEFIPVDQIDIDVGFDTGIDRIFLVSPITIVHEIDEESPLFDMSKQELESSGLEIVVILEGMVEATSMTTQCRSSYVTSEILWGHRFETVLFEEKNHYKVDYSRFENTYEVLSTPQCSARDLAKKKYIRSSSNSFCYENEVAFMDKEETEDDNDDDDDEDQKNIRRDSVALEGSNTDDDKSTDSSQDTLPLQLKLLRLQPEL from the coding sequence ATGGGAAGTGTGAGAACACACCAGTACAGCATAGTTTCCTCTGAGGAAGGCGGGATGAAGCTGTCCCCTATAGCCATGCAAAATGGCTACGGCAATGGAAATGTGGGCGGCAAAGTGCACATGAAGCAGCAAGAACAAACCCGCTTCGTCAACAAGGATGGACACTGCAATGTGCAGTTTATCAACATGAGTGAAAAAGGTCAGCGCTACCTGGCTGATATCTTCACGACGTGCGTTGACATCCGTTGGCGTTGGATGATGGTCCTCTTCTGCCTCTCCTTCCTATTGTCCTGGCTTCTTTTCGGAGTAATATTCTGGTTCATTGCACTTTCGTCTGGTGACTCTGAGAATCAAGAGCAGATATGCATTTCGAACGTTGACAGCTTTATGGCAGCATTCCTGTTTTCTGTGGAGACACAAACAACTATTGGTTATGGCTACCGATATGTAACGGAGGACTGCCCCTTTGCTGTCTTCATGGTGGTTTTCCAGAGCATCTTGGGATGCATCATTGATGCCTTTATCATTGGTGCGGTCATGGCTAAGATGGCCAAGCctaagaaaagaaatgaaactcTTTTGTTTAGTCACTATGCCACAATAGCTATGAGAGATGGTAAACTGTGTCTTATGTGGAGAGTCGGGAACCTCCGGAAAAGCCACCTGGTGGAAGCTCACGTTCGCGCCCAGTTGCTCAAATCCCGCACCACCGCTGAAGGCGAGTTCATCCCGGTGGATCAGATAGACATTGATGTCGGATTCGACACTGGTATTGACCGCATATTTTTAGTGTCTCCTATCACCATTGTGCATGAGATTGATGAGGAAAGTCCTTTGTTTGATATGAGCAAACAGGAACTGGAAAGTTCGGGGCTGGAGATAGTGGTGATTTTGGAGGGCATGGTGGAAGCTACGTCTATGACCACTCAGTGTCGTAGCTCTTACGTGACGAGCGAAATCCTGTGGGGCCATCGCTTTGAGACAGTCCTTTTTGAGGAGAAAAACCATTACAAGGTGGACTACTCACGCTTTGAGAACACCTACGAGGTTCTCAGCACACCTCAATGCAGCGCTCGAGATTTGGCCAAAAAAAAGTACATCAGGTCTAGCTCCAACTCTTTTTGTTATGAGAATGAAGTAGCATTCATGGATAAAGAGGAAACGGAGGatgacaatgatgatgatgatgatgaagaccaGAAAAATATCAGAAGGGACAGTGTGGCCTTGGAAGGATCCAATACTGATGATGACAAAAGCACAGATTCCAGTCAGGATACTTTACCGTTACAACTCAAACTTTTAAGACTACAACCTGAGTTATGA
- the btbd17b gene encoding LOW QUALITY PROTEIN: BTB/POZ domain-containing protein 17 (The sequence of the model RefSeq protein was modified relative to this genomic sequence to represent the inferred CDS: deleted 2 bases in 1 codon), with translation MLSDVPTSYIKSVGQGDWAAHRERGWSKARKDNINRGREMVYSGGSVPAVVCLAKQISHSCPTAALKSDVVLENSATTLNHSMALVQRMEALLTQGNGSDVILRVQTLNTDEVKLIQVHSLVLTLQSNVFDELLQTRNSTAMILRETPDCAAVFDKFIRYLYCGDITVRLNQAIPLHKLASKYHVWDLQQGLTQYMTQHLSSDSPTGHVVSWYQYATQIGDVTLQNSCLQYLSWNLLSVLQSAEWSSVSEELLLTLLQRSDVVLQSELELYEALEAWINQNQPSVETAKSALKAIRYAMISPQHLFHLQKKSSVMLKYYESVRDLLFLAFQFHAASPVQLAKYFDVNCSLFTPRNYLSPAWGSPWVINNPTRDDRSFSFQTQLGPSGYDASKRVTWNALFSPRWLPLSVRSAYPEQGSLQPTRTDGGRPRIIVTPATSSPDFAGVSFQKTVIVSARKQGKVVVRHVYNFHQSTEEAGDFLLEADLQRRASEYLIDSSLYLHIIVKPLYHSLIVAKK, from the exons ATGCTCAGCGATGTGCCAACGTCCTACATAAAGAGTGTGGGACAGGGAGACTGGGcagcacacagagagagaggctgGAGT AAAGCAAGGAAGGACAACATTAATAGAGGACGAGAGATGGTGTACTCCGGAGGAAGCGTTCCTGCCGTGGTCTGTCTGgccaaac AAATCTCCCATTCCTGTCCCACAGCTGCATTAAAGTCAGATGTGGTGTTGGAGAACAGCGCTACCACACTGAACCATTCAATGGCGCTGGTGCAGCGCATGGAGGCCCTTCTGACCCAGGGAAACGGCAGTGACGTGATCCTGCGTGTTCAGACCTTAAACACGGACGAGGTGAAGCTCATCCAGGTCCACTCGCTGGTGTTGACTCTACAGAGCAACGTGTTTGATGAGCTCCTACAGACCAGAAACTCCACTGCCATGATCCTCAGAGAGACACCAGACTGTGCAGCTGTCTTTGACAAGTTCATTAG GTACTTATATTGTGGTGACATCACAGTGCGTCTGAACCAAGCCATTCCTCTACACAAGCTCGCCAGCAAGTACCACGTGTGGGACCTCCAGCAGGGCCTCACCCAATACATGACCCAGCACCTGTCCAGCGACTCACCCACGGGTCACGTGGTGAGCTGGTACCAATACGCCACACAGATTGGGGATGTGACCCTGCAGAACAGCTGCCTGCAGTACCTGTCCTGGAACCTGTTGTCGGTTCTACAGAGCGCCGAATGGAGCTCCGTGAGCGAAGAACTCCTGCTTACTTTGCTGCAGCGTTCAGATGTGGTTCTACAGAGTGAACTAGAGCTGTACGAAGCTCTGGAAGCCTGGATCAACCAGAACCAGCCCTCAGTTGAGACGGCCAAGAGCGCACTCAAAGCAATACGCTACGCAATGATATCACCTCAACACTTGTTCCACCTACAGAAGAAGTCGTCTGTGATGTTGAAATATTACGAATCGGTACGTGATCTGCTCTTCCTAGCCTTCCAGTTCCATGCAGCCTCACCCGTCCAGCTCGCAAAGTACTTCGATGTAAACTGCAGCCTCTTTACACCTCGTAACTATCTGTCGCCAGCATGGGGCTCTCCCTGGGTCATCAACAACCCAACAAGGGATGACCGCAGCTTTAGTTTTCAGACTCAACTTGGACCGAGCGGCTATGATGCTAGCAAACGCGTGACCTGGAACGCTCTTTTCTCTCCTCGTTGGCTTCCTCTAAGCGTGCGGTCTGCTTATCCAGAGCAGGGGTCCCTGCAGCCCACTCGTACTGATGGAGGTCGTCCGCGGATCATCGTCACACCGGCCACCTCGAGCCCAGACTTTGCTGGCGTCAGCTTTCAAAAGACTGTCATCGTTTCAGCCCGGAAGCAGGGGAAGGTGGTGGTCCGACATGTCTACAACTTCCACCAGAGCACAGAGGAGGCTGGAGACTTCTTGTTGGAAGCGGACCTGCAGCGTAGAGCATCCGAGTACCTCATTGACAGCTCACTCTACCTGCACATTATTGTGAAGCCCCTCTATCACAGCCTCATAGTAGCGAAAAAGTAA
- the ccdc137 gene encoding LOW QUALITY PROTEIN: coiled-coil domain-containing protein 137 (The sequence of the model RefSeq protein was modified relative to this genomic sequence to represent the inferred CDS: substituted 4 bases at 4 genomic stop codons), which produces MKTEKQLKQQKNEKHFSKKKSNKNAXLASDDHLQKIHHKSNEINKSKDMNKHTXKNRKKAFKPKMLSGDIPIPHFRRGRFESEKNYIRRMTEETEHVLFLTNIQEERHPEVTLKKEVETEEKKPTKKKWLHRGKIQKQKKKLNQQEEHEEEEMFKEHIHFPXLAIETPTNTVKPKTSXVKPQGATKDLLLNSLLGHSAVSLNKPSMARKRIVEEERERVVLLYRQMKQKQRDKKEQDRAAKTST; this is translated from the exons atgaaaacagaaaaacagctcAAACAACAGAAGAACGAGAAGCATTTCAG TaaaaagaagtcaaataaaaatgCTTAGCTTGCATCAGATGATCACCTGcaaaaaatacatcataaatcaaatgaaataaataagagTAAAGATATGAATAAACATACatgaaaaaataggaaaaaag CCTTTAAGCCAAAGATGCTCTCAGGAGATATTCCTATCCCACACTTCCGCAGAGGGCGATTTGAGTCCGAGAAGAATTATATCCGCCGCATGACCGAAGAGACTGAGCATGTCCTCTTCCTCACGAACATCCAGGAAGAGAGACATCCGGAGGTCACGCTAAAGAAAGAAGTGGAGACAGAGGAGAAGAAACCCACTAAAAAGAAATG GCTCCATAGAGGGAAAattcagaaacagaaaaagaagctAAACCAGCAAGAGGAACATGAAGAGGAGGAGATGTTCAAAG AACATATACACTTTCCATAACTCGCCATTGAGACTCCAACAAATACTGTTAAACCAAAAACATCCTGAGTTAAGCCCCAG GGGGCAACCAAAGATCTTCTCCTGAACTCCCTCCTGGGTCACAGTGCTGTGTCGCTCAACAAACCTTCTATGGCGAGGAAGAGGATAGTGGAGGAAGAGCGCGAGAGAGTGGTGCTGCTGTACAGACAGATGAAGCAGAAGCAGAGAGACAAAAAAGAGCAGGACAGGGCTGCCAAGACCTCCACATGA